The following proteins are co-located in the Streptomyces bottropensis ATCC 25435 genome:
- a CDS encoding IclR family transcriptional regulator: MPMTADALPWPGPVPRQPSPPGTAPRTAAPTSTGAARSAPDRLLAVLAAFDHEHPALSLSDIGRRAGLSLTTAHRLVGALTEWGALERDASGTYHVGLRLWELAALAPRGLALRQIALPYLEDLYEATHENVQLAVRDGDDVVYIEWLSGRSAVGVHIRVGARWPLHATGVGLALLAHGDTVSQETYCQGPLASFTPYTIIDAPRLRRVLAEVRRTGVAVSSRQVTEDALSVAAPVRGPGGGVVAAVSVVVPQAGAQVPVLTPAVRVAARGISRALGWQPDEPRRGSLIPGRGSSPS; this comes from the coding sequence ATGCCGATGACCGCCGACGCGCTCCCGTGGCCGGGGCCCGTCCCCCGGCAGCCGTCGCCGCCGGGGACCGCGCCCCGGACGGCCGCGCCCACGTCCACGGGAGCCGCCCGCTCCGCGCCGGACCGGCTCCTGGCCGTCCTGGCCGCCTTCGACCACGAGCACCCGGCGCTCTCCCTGAGCGACATCGGCCGCCGGGCCGGGCTGTCCCTCACCACGGCCCACCGGCTGGTCGGCGCGCTCACCGAGTGGGGCGCCCTGGAGCGGGACGCGTCCGGGACCTACCACGTCGGCCTGCGCCTGTGGGAGCTGGCCGCGCTCGCCCCGCGCGGGCTCGCGCTGCGCCAGATCGCACTGCCGTACCTGGAGGACCTGTACGAGGCCACGCACGAGAACGTGCAGCTCGCGGTGCGCGACGGCGACGACGTCGTCTACATCGAGTGGCTCTCCGGGCGCTCGGCCGTCGGTGTCCACATCCGGGTCGGCGCCCGCTGGCCCCTGCACGCCACCGGGGTGGGCCTGGCGCTCCTCGCCCACGGCGACACCGTGTCCCAGGAGACCTACTGCCAGGGGCCGCTGGCCTCGTTCACGCCGTACACGATCATCGACGCGCCCCGGTTGCGGCGCGTCCTCGCCGAGGTGAGGCGCACGGGCGTGGCCGTGAGCAGCCGTCAGGTCACCGAGGACGCGCTGTCGGTGGCCGCGCCGGTACGCGGCCCCGGCGGTGGCGTCGTCGCGGCCGTCTCGGTCGTGGTGCCCCAGGCAGGTGCCCAGGTACCGGTGTTGACACCCGCCGTACGGGTGGCGGCACGCGGGATCTCCCGCGCCCTGGGCTGGCAGCCGGACGAGCCCCGCCGGGGGTCACTGATCCCGGGCCGGGGCTCGTCCCCCTCGTGA
- a CDS encoding EstA family serine hydrolase, with translation MAMTHGTCTDRFAAVREALSASLDDKDVGASVAVFVDGEPVVDLWGGYADAARTTPWERNTLTHVWSTTKTMTALCVLMLADRGVLDLDAPVATYWPEFAAAGKENVRVSHVLAHTAGLPRFEAPTTLEDLYDWPTVTSRLAAQAPAWEPGTGAGYHALTQGYLLGEIVRRVTGRSLGTFLAEEVTGPLGADFHIGLAAEHDHRVAPIIPPPSSPPRSGPPPNPEVPEGAANTTAWRRAEIPAANGHGNARSVAAVQSLLACGGAARGVRLLSEKGCERVLEEQFDGVDSVLGVPMRYGMGYGLNGGQLPNPRTCFWAGWGGSIVLVDFDARMSVAYVMNQMIDEGLSDDRAFVLLAAVYEGLSA, from the coding sequence ATGGCGATGACTCATGGCACGTGCACGGACAGGTTCGCCGCAGTGCGCGAGGCGCTGTCGGCCTCGCTGGACGACAAGGACGTGGGCGCGTCGGTCGCCGTCTTCGTGGACGGTGAGCCGGTGGTCGACCTGTGGGGCGGATACGCCGACGCGGCGCGCACCACACCGTGGGAGCGCAACACGCTCACCCATGTGTGGTCCACCACCAAGACGATGACCGCCCTGTGCGTGCTGATGCTCGCCGACCGGGGCGTACTGGACCTGGACGCGCCGGTGGCGACGTACTGGCCCGAGTTCGCGGCGGCGGGCAAGGAGAACGTACGCGTCAGCCATGTGCTCGCGCACACGGCCGGCCTGCCCCGCTTCGAGGCCCCCACGACGCTGGAGGACCTGTACGACTGGCCGACCGTCACCTCGCGGCTCGCCGCGCAGGCACCGGCCTGGGAGCCGGGCACCGGGGCCGGCTACCACGCGCTCACCCAGGGATATCTGCTCGGGGAGATCGTCCGCCGGGTCACCGGCCGCAGCCTCGGCACCTTCCTCGCCGAGGAGGTCACGGGCCCGCTGGGGGCCGACTTCCACATCGGGCTCGCCGCCGAACACGACCACCGGGTGGCGCCGATCATCCCGCCGCCCTCCTCCCCGCCCCGGAGCGGTCCGCCGCCCAACCCGGAGGTCCCGGAGGGCGCCGCCAACACGACCGCCTGGCGCCGCGCCGAGATCCCGGCCGCGAACGGTCACGGCAATGCCCGCTCGGTGGCCGCCGTGCAGTCGCTGCTGGCCTGCGGTGGCGCGGCGCGCGGGGTGCGGCTGCTGTCGGAGAAGGGGTGCGAGCGGGTTCTGGAGGAACAGTTCGACGGCGTGGACAGCGTCCTGGGCGTGCCGATGCGCTACGGCATGGGCTACGGGCTGAACGGCGGCCAGCTGCCCAACCCCCGCACCTGTTTCTGGGCCGGCTGGGGCGGCTCGATCGTCCTGGTCGACTTCGACGCCCGGATGTCCGTGGCGTACGTGATGAACCAGATGATCGACGAAGGGCTCTCCGACGACCGGGCCTTCGTGCTTCTCGCGGCCGTCTACGAGGGCCTGTCGGCCTGA